One Chloroflexota bacterium genomic window carries:
- a CDS encoding mycofactocin system GMC family oxidoreductase MftG, producing MKYDYIIIGAGSAGAILATRLSEDPNVSVLLLEAGPDYPDIDSLPEEVRHSYMSTKSIWDSEHNWKYTARGTSEAELEIPRGKVTGGSSAINGTVFLRGIPEDYDNWAEWGNDEWNFQQLVPYFNKLETDTTYQDDPGDFHGSSGPIICRRFMQEEWREGNNAWFEAWRDNGQPYCEDHNAPGTTGVGPIPLNNPNGIRWSTAIGYLSLSRHRLNLTTRGNVTVKRVLFDTSEECPRATGVEAVSYEETFVVEAEEIILSAGAIGSPQLLMLSGVGPGDHLREHGIETVIDSPGVGQNLADHPLLGMLWATKPEVELERFMPNGQLLVRYTAEGSPLENDMIVYLSAASGIGRNRGGGHKEVVGLGAGLGLNLAHSKGELRLRSNDYRDYPYLDYNLLDHEEDLRRYRDGVRLLVGLESHPAMANMIDKRVYPEDSDLESDEALDLWMKRWVGTGHHISCTAKMGPSSDPMAVVDQYGKVYGAEGLRVVDASIMPECVRANINVTVLMIGERVADFIKQGK from the coding sequence GTGAAGTACGACTACATTATCATCGGCGCGGGTTCGGCGGGCGCGATCCTCGCCACGAGGCTCTCGGAAGACCCCAACGTCTCGGTGCTCTTACTGGAGGCGGGGCCGGACTACCCGGACATCGACAGCCTCCCTGAAGAGGTCAGGCACAGTTACATGTCAACCAAGAGCATCTGGGATAGCGAGCACAACTGGAAGTACACCGCCAGGGGCACATCGGAGGCAGAGCTCGAGATTCCCCGGGGCAAGGTAACCGGCGGCTCGAGCGCCATCAACGGAACGGTATTCCTGCGCGGCATTCCGGAAGACTACGATAACTGGGCGGAGTGGGGAAACGACGAATGGAACTTCCAGCAGCTCGTGCCCTACTTCAATAAGCTGGAGACGGATACCACCTACCAGGACGACCCCGGGGACTTCCACGGCTCTAGCGGGCCCATTATATGCCGCCGATTCATGCAAGAAGAATGGCGAGAAGGAAACAATGCATGGTTCGAGGCATGGCGAGACAACGGGCAACCGTACTGTGAGGATCATAACGCGCCCGGCACCACGGGCGTGGGGCCCATACCCCTGAACAACCCCAACGGCATCCGCTGGTCCACCGCCATTGGCTACTTGAGCCTTTCTCGGCATCGCCTGAACCTGACCACCAGAGGCAATGTGACGGTCAAGAGGGTACTCTTCGACACCAGCGAAGAATGTCCCAGGGCAACGGGAGTCGAAGCAGTCTCATACGAAGAGACTTTCGTAGTCGAAGCGGAAGAGATTATCCTCAGCGCGGGCGCAATCGGATCGCCCCAGTTGCTAATGCTCTCCGGCGTAGGTCCCGGCGATCACTTGAGAGAGCACGGAATAGAGACAGTGATCGATTCGCCCGGTGTCGGACAGAACCTCGCAGACCACCCACTGCTAGGCATGTTGTGGGCAACAAAGCCGGAGGTAGAGTTGGAACGCTTCATGCCCAACGGCCAACTTCTAGTGAGGTACACGGCTGAAGGTTCTCCGCTGGAGAACGACATGATTGTGTACCTGTCCGCTGCTTCGGGGATAGGGCGTAACAGGGGCGGCGGACATAAGGAGGTAGTAGGCTTGGGCGCCGGTCTCGGGTTGAACCTGGCGCACTCCAAAGGCGAACTCCGACTCCGCTCCAACGACTACAGGGACTACCCATATCTCGACTACAACCTTCTCGACCATGAGGAGGACCTGCGTAGGTACAGGGACGGTGTTCGACTGCTGGTTGGTCTTGAGAGCCACCCGGCGATGGCGAACATGATTGACAAGCGAGTCTATCCTGAAGATTCGGACTTGGAGTCGGATGAGGCGCTGGACCTGTGGATGAAGAGGTGGGTAGGGACTGGCCATCACATCTCCTGCACTGCCAAGATGGGACCCAGCTCAGACCCGATGGCGGTCGTGGACCAGTACGGCAAAGTCTATGGCGCTGAGGGCCTGCGGGTGGTGGACGCTTCGATCATGCCGGAGTGCGTGCGCGCCAACATCAATGTAACCGTCCTGATGATAGGCGAGCGCGTTGCAGACTTCATCAAGCAGGGCAAGTGA
- a CDS encoding NAD(P)-dependent oxidoreductase, with protein MADKQNVLITGAAGLIGGLLQKGLKDSYNVTGVDMRPVDGFTSLVADTSDLDAVLPAYDEVDIVIDLASVPDQDSPWDVVYRNNLSSTYNALEAARRVGAKRVIFASSNHATGNYEEDEPYASIVAGRYDGLDAATFPRVTVDMPIRPDGPYGIGKAFGEAAGRYYSDHFGLSVICLRIGTLNREGKPQAARQFATLLSHRDLVQLVRKCIDAPESVRFAIFYGVSNNTWRLWDISNSRELIGYEPEDDAEQWRTG; from the coding sequence ATGGCTGACAAGCAAAACGTACTGATAACGGGAGCGGCTGGCCTCATAGGCGGCTTGCTCCAGAAGGGCTTAAAGGACTCGTACAACGTAACCGGCGTGGATATGAGGCCTGTGGACGGATTCACCAGTCTGGTTGCCGACACTTCCGACCTTGACGCGGTACTGCCTGCTTACGATGAAGTGGACATCGTCATAGACCTAGCAAGCGTGCCGGACCAGGACAGCCCGTGGGATGTCGTCTATCGAAACAATCTGTCCTCGACGTACAACGCTCTGGAAGCCGCGCGACGGGTCGGGGCGAAGCGGGTGATATTCGCAAGCTCAAATCACGCGACCGGCAACTACGAGGAGGACGAGCCATACGCATCCATCGTCGCGGGCAGGTACGACGGGCTGGACGCGGCGACTTTTCCAAGGGTAACGGTGGATATGCCAATACGACCTGATGGGCCTTATGGGATAGGCAAGGCGTTCGGAGAAGCCGCAGGACGGTACTACTCCGACCACTTCGGCTTGTCGGTCATCTGCCTTCGGATAGGAACGCTGAACCGCGAGGGAAAACCACAAGCGGCAAGGCAGTTCGCCACGCTGCTATCGCACCGAGACCTGGTGCAGTTGGTTCGCAAGTGTATAGACGCACCCGAGTCTGTCAGGTTCGCTATATTCTACGGTGTATCTAACAATACCTGGCGCTTATGGGACATCTCGAACTCTCGTGAGCTAATCGGATACGAGCCCGAAGATGACGCAGAGCAGTGGAGAACCGGCTGA